GGAAAGAAATAATGGAAGAATTGGTCAAGGAGAAAAGATTCAAGCAACAAGAAACCATGCTCAAACGAGAAGTTGTGCAAATTGCAGCAGCAAATGGCCGGCACAAAATAATCGAACTTTTGATGTACGTAAGTCGACTAAGAAACTAAAAAATGGTTTTGATGTATGTGAATATTTATGAATATCTGTAAGATGGTCTTTTTCATTATATCTTTCGGTGACACACCATTATCAATAAATTACACTCTTTGCatagaaaaaatgcaaaatacattCTTAGTTGCCTCTTGCCAAGAGTGGTCGTAAGATTGTGCCCCTGGCGGAATAGTGAAGTCCTTGTTCACAGGTGCGTAAATATTTACACCAATCAACCTCTCCATTTGGCTGTCTTATCCTGTAAGAAAAGGCCTGCACAACAGATTCCCCGCATATTCATTTTCCTGCCTTCAGCTATCGGGAAAAATCTGAGGGCAGTGATGACAAGAGTACTGGTGAGGAAGTTGACACGGAATTAATAAACCATACAGACGAAGAACTCAGAACTCCTTTGTTAATCGCAGCTGGAAATGGCCATCACAATACTGTTAAATATCTTCTGAAAGTAGAAGCAGATTTGGAAGCGACTGATAAACATGGTAAAACAGCCCTTTTCTTGGCTGCTGAAAATAATCATGAAAAGGTTCTTAAGGTAGGTATCACAATCGTTTTGTTGAAATACGATCAGTTTATAGTGTTAATTTTAATGGGAGTATACGTTCCACAGAGATTACTAGAAGGTTAAAAGTTGTTGCTCCAATTTGTTCTGAAACCGAGACCACAACGGACGGGTAAGACAGAGGGCAcatgttttcactaattttCCTATAAGGTTGAGGCTCCGCCATGTTTCAATATTACGCCGAGTCATCCTGTAATTGTTCATAATCTATCACAGCACAATCAAGTGTTCAAGATGCTAGTCTTGCTTTCCTGTTGTCTACATAAGCTTCTAGTTCTTCTTCCTCCTTCCATGTTCAACTGAACTTTTTACGGACTTTCTTCGACTTCCATAGAACTCAACAGATAGGATAGCATTGCATGCTTTATCTGAGTCTCGACAGCTTATGATTGATACATTCCGGTGATACCAGATAGACATCGGACGACTCTTGTCATAGAAAGTATTTAGCGCCCAGTAGGAGTCTCGTTTGAAGTTTCTTATTTGTTGAATGCTTGCCATAAGTCGAGCAATATTTTGGGGAATATTATGGTGAGACcaatatattttgtaattcaATTGATAACCGATtccacattttaaatattttgttttcaacgtcatatcaataaataaaaataaatttcagatCTAGTATATATTCAAACAGTCTAACTATGAACttttttgtattcatttttcGTAAAAGTAATTGCTGACTTATTCAAAACCGTCTGGTTAAAAGGGATCGTTCTCAAGCAGCTAAAAATCCCGTTGTCTTACAGATTGAAGTCGATGTAATTTTAACACTATCCCTTTTCGTTTATTTAACCGTATTATTATatagaaattgttatttttatttttgtgttccaCTCTTCTAATTTTTAATTCAAATAGGTATTACTGGACATACTGAAAGAGAAATCTGAACGAAAAAGATGTGAAAAGGAGTCAGAGACGAAGGTAGCTTTTGTGGATCGAAAGAAGGAGACACACACGTGCTAGATGAGATAAAAGTATCGGATCAGGTGATATACTTACAGAATCAACATTCTTTTATTGTCACCCTCAAGGCAAAGGAATTTGAAAACGTTTGTAATGTTTATCCTGTTAATGTTTTATTCCGATGTCTATCGTTGATACAATAAAGTTACTTTGCGACAACTAATCTCAATTTTAAGGGGGCGATGCCTTGGtggggttcaccttttagcttgtcaagcagtcgtaagtttcgTAATAaggaagtgttaatttatggaaatgaatgcaaatcacccaatatcCTGGCTTCTGTTTCCTCCCAatgtcaaaatttccaaagaatttaactccactctagctgggtcaaattttctaaaattttcacattctgttttttaaatgctcttaaaaacgactattttgtttggcaataaaccttttacattttaaataaaaagcatttgaattttactaattatgattttaatcactttttttaaGTGTCAGTTTATCAatccttgccattttagaatgaggatagataatgcaaaataaagatgtcgttttttctacatatactctcttTCAAGTTAATATTACATttagaaaatagtgtcaagatTTTTACttagattatttttatcattaataccaaaattgagggtTTTTACCGCAAATATACACTTACTTCATCTTTCGattaaactactgctaccatactaaattgtagagtctctgctttttgaaaatgtatggtGTGAGGGGTTtcattgtcatctttgatgagagatattgctttgaaaaaacttttttggcaacatgcagctccaccttaattacTTATGATAGGACGaacatgatgaaaataaaaaagaacacAAAGAAGAAGTCTGCATTCTATAAAATGATTTACATGTTACAGCCAAAGTTTACTTGATATTAATAAAGGCAATTTGTCCGACATTAAGAATTAACGTTGCCAGTATCAGGTTTACTTTAGTACTTTAATCATTAATTCTTTAGACTTTGATAACATCCTACATCCAAATCGCATAATAATTACTTTCAAGATCTTAATAAATTTTACAATCTTCCATTGTAGCTTTATGCAATTTTACAACTTAGTGTTGCatattgttaaaatattaaaagtgtaaTTACGCAACTtgcttaaggatgtacgatcggtaaaattaaaagtaatgtcatttctctaaattgtcgatttttggattctcctttgtaagtattatcaaaatgtgtgataaaatataggggtcaccgcgctctTTCTGAGATAAATGACtctgaattttgccatttaggAGAAAAAGTGCTGagtcatcattttttcaccaatgcattttctatggacgaaataattcaatgctgtttatctcaaaagttagcgcggtgaccatatcattttatttgatcactattatttatttctctagactgagcttcgtgcaaattttcatgaaaatgacaatagtagaaattgattttccagcaaatttcaatgtaatcctatgggaagtgacaaattccacgcgcgcgtaccgctcgtacatccttaagagAACGTGCTTTTATTTTCTCTCTGTAATGTTCCGCTTTCTCAGACAACAACGCCAGTAAGAGCTGATCTGAAGGAACCAGCGATTGAACAGTTACCAGACAATAATGCTCAGGATGAAAATAGAGAGAAAGAAGTCGAACACGAGGAAGGAGATAAAAGAACTTTACCAGAACGGAAAAGTCTAAATGGTTATCGTGGCCAAACTTCGGAAAGAAGAGGGATGGTCCGAAAGGCAATGACCGCACCATTGAGGAAAAAAGTAAACCACCACTGGATATTTTAAACCATTCTGATAATTACGGCAACACACCTCTCCATATTGCATCTCAGCGTGGAAACAAACAAATTGTAGAGGTTTGTAATCATAAATGTGATGCGCATTTAAAAGTATTCATCCCTAATAAGTGCTTTAGAGAATCAGTACATTAGATATACATGATAATAATTGTAACATCCTTTCCACTTCAGCAACTGATAATAGCCGGGCTGACTGAATGGAAAACCACAAACTGTGAGGAAAATACGCCCTTACACCTTGCAGCTGCCAAGGGGCGCAACTTGTGAGTATCTATTTTGATTTCATATAATACCATTCATTATATCCTCCCTCTTTTCCTGATTTACGCAATCAAACATATCCCTCATTGGTCAGTTTGACATACACAAAGAAACCACTGGTTAGATAGAAAAAAACATCGAGTAATTTTAACATTGATGATCTACTGACTTTTGAATTAGAATGAAGTATATCATAGAATAAGTTATCATATATAGGTCTATATACTAGGTCTATAAAAATTATCTGTTTCCTTTCCCGTTTTACTTAAAATTAGCATTATACTTAAACTGATCGAATACGTTGGTCAGGAGTCCACATGTACAAATAATGATGAGAGCATGGATGAGGACAAGCAGCATGGTGGAATCAATATCGAGAAACATGAAGAAGGGCAAACGGCGGATGGTAAACCTATCGACTTGCCTAAAGACGTGACGAAATATGTGGATGCAAAGAATGACGTCATGAACACACCACTCCATCTAGCAGCACTTGGAGGTCATAAACACGTAGTAAAACTCTTGATTGAAAAGGGTGCGGATGTTAAGGCCAGGTAAGTATATGCTTATGTAATGTAACCGAGGCTCATAACGTACGAGAGCAAGCACGTCATACAAAAAGTATGTACACAAGCACTGTAGTATATTCAAGGCAATCCTATGGTAAGAGGAAAACAACAACTGCAAAATCAGTGTAAATATAGCAGATACCAAGTTTGCTTCAAGTCTCAATCGGTGATAAcataaaacatattttgaacCTTTCATTTCTCTTCAAATGATCTAACCTGCATGATTTAATCTTCGATTGTCGCCTGACAGCCAGCCATGCCgaatattatgtttttgaattgTCATATTACAGCCAAGCAGAGCTACGCTTCCGATCAATTTGCCACAAATTTATGTACATGTTTATGCCTagaattttttcataaattttgtttgatatgaaaagcAGTTTGTATTATTTGGCGTGAAGTCTTGAAATGCCGAAATACTAATAAACTAATCACCATCTAAACTCTGCTTGCATCCAGACAAGATTAaacattcaatgaaatattgtacagTGTGAACAAAACAATACGGTTCTGAAATTCGAGTGTAAAACTATCGCCATGTATTGCTGAACATTtactatgaggttattacgaaaataccgcaaaggatgcacgaggacattggcgcagcgtatcgcccttCGCGAAACCTTGTTATTATAGATCTTAAATTCGTGACTGAgtcatcaaattgtcagagtagtgaccattttcgtgcaatgtcgacaatttttcttccgattttatcgcgccagggTGGAAcactatctcggacgcgcttaGCACTTCTTCTACAcaagtacgtacgtacagagacatgttctggcactcgtccaatgagtcccttgaaaccgtcacagtgaacgcgcagatacagccgcaggggatggggcgccagaaaccgtacgtgttacggaacgggcgatACGGCTTTTTAGCGCAGGCAAAATTATATTGTTCTCgctggtagatgtataataagtAATAGATAACCACCAACACCGAGGAGTTTCGGAAATAGAATcgccgaggccgtaggccgaggcgATTCTATTTCCGAAACTCCGAGGGGGCGGTGGTTATCTGACTTAAACCACgcggtcacttttcattcaaacCACAGTAACTGTTCGCTCCATTACTGTCATTACATACCTAAATGAACAATGGTCGATACCAAAGGGTTCTGGAGAACTGACCGCCCTTTGTTTTCcaagtgaaattttgaatacgAAAATCgatgataatttacatattaactTGTCCACCTGGTCGAACTTCTCACCTGGTCACCACCAGTGTATTGGAAACATTCAGCGTTTCATTGGCTGATGAGGTAAATTGCACTGATTTGAATTGCtaatgtgatataaaatacaCCGAAGCACCAAATTAATTTCAGTCTCGCCACGAGTGTCTGACCGTGAAATATGGCAAGTGACAGCGATAGCGACTCGATCTTTATCACACAAAATAAGGTCAGAGAAGCTTCGTCAGACAATGCTAGCTGTAGCGAATTTGAGTTTGACGCTGAAGAATTTCTGGCAAAATTTCCAGTGGTAGGACAGCAGAAAAATGTAAGTGACGGCAAACGACTAGGTGATATCAAAAGCGACGAGGAGatagcaaatttgataaaaagtaATATACCCCCAAATACTAGAAGAAAGATGACTTGGGCTTACAATACATTCGAAACTTGGAGAAATATGAGGAATGATTATtgcagtaaaaatgaaatttcggGTCTCAGTGTAATTGGGCCTCAGTCACTCGAAATGACCAATGATGAGTTGAATTACGCGCTTTCTCGTTTCGTACATGAAGTAAAGAAAACTGATGGTACCGACTATCCCGCAAACAccttgtttgaaataatttgcaGTCTCCAAAGCATCTGCACGACAATGGTCGTGTTGTGAGCTTATTGAAAGATGATATCTTCAGAGAATTGCAAGGTAGCTTAGATGCCGTCATGAAACTAAGGAATAAGGCCGGGCTAGGTTtagtaaaaaaacaagcgcaaactagaaagcatttgcaagcaaaagcgaagttccagagaccagagcagcggaagaaacaagagaatgtgtgacaaagataggtgcagaatgaaagagtgctttggatttaatattcagggctgatagcagtaaacaccataatacaactaaaagcaaggcagtccggggaattacagtacacagattacaaatgcctacatgtacggtaaaaacgcaacagatacatacgggggcgacgacgcacggaaatgtttatcagacgacattctcgcgagccagagcaataattttcgctccgctgacctacgcaaaaatcaatcgcttgacgggtagcgctgagttgttgccgtaaagaggcttgtcatttacgacgatgatcagacgagaggaaacatcggacctaggccgttgaaattgagccacatgcattttcatttgattaaaagcacagactaaaacaattttcattgctatgtcgctgttttcacaagatactgaccatttgatcttggaatgttgagttgcttttacgtgcagccatggaggtaggaagagactacctccatggtgcagccaacgcatgccggtgcatgacagacagtacgttcactatgaatgcctagctctgcatggcacggctgtgtgttaccggcgttaaacggcctcccaccacagccccgcagactataggaaaaaccgctggtggctcctcagaaatacggcgggcagtttctccgccaaaacagccgattttgagtccaaattttgcattgatcatcgttttcgagcacacccacctcgcctaggtacacgatgtgccaaGCCGCGCTTGTAAAGTTAGGGAAAGGCTACTTTTCTGTCTCTGTGCGAGCGAGGCGATCGATACGCGGCCATGTTGTttcatgagcattcgggcgaaacagtatagcgccacgtacggcgagtatttagagaaaaataaaatcaaaaagcaacaaaaaacaaagcgaaataaagctagaattattaataactgaacgcaatatgatagttgagcaatgccaaataaaaaataaataaataaacaaacaagaaatgcccgtaaaacccgtccgagctgagcgatgacgtcataagcgtgtcgcaatgcattctgggtaattaaggtaaaatttgtgtgtagcatgttctatggtagtaaaaccggaaatagagaaagaaagaaagaaagaaagaaagaaggaaagtgagcaaaaactaacagttccagagctggtctctggaactaattataACACTGGATGAAGAAAAAATTCTTTGGGAAAAGGTTATACTAGGAAAACAAAATGGTCAGAGACTCATGGATTCTATGGTATATTTAATTGGACTGAATTTTGCGTTGAGGGGAGGCCAGGAACATCGAAACATTAGatggaaaaattcacaaatatcTTTAAAAGTGTGTAGTAGTGGTCGCCGTTATTTGGAATATGTAGAAGATGTAAGCAAGTGTAATCAGGGTGGTTGAAAAAACCGTCATATTAAGCCGAAAGCAACCCGGGCGTACGAAAATACTGACGACCCAAGTCGATGTGTTGTCGCTTATTTCGAATTCTACAATTCTAAATGGTAagtgcagttttttttttcgttctgtCACCAGCACATTGATGTGCATTTTGCGTACACATAATGAACAAGACGTCCTTCACCATTGCCATGTATTGTTAACGGTGTCTCATTCACATTTGCAGTCCTCCTGATAAACCAAAAGACGCTTTCTATCTGTACCCCTTGAAAAATCCAACGAATGACGTATGGTTTTCATCGAGGATAATCGGGCACAACCAACTCAACACCGTTGTTGCAAGAATGTGTGCGGAGGCAGGATTCGAGGGATTTCGGTCTAACCACTCTCTACGTGCCACAGCTGCGACAAGATTGTATGCAAGTGGTGTCGACGAGCAACTGATCCAAGAGAAAACTGGCCATAGAAGTCTAGCCGTAAGGAACTACAAAAGGACAGCTGACGTACAGAAAGAATATGTAAGCAACATCGTGCAAGGTACATACTTTTTCAAATGGCATGCGTGTGCTTGCAACATGCATCCGTAAGATGCGGTTTTCAAGtgatatatattcaaaacattttcagctCTGTTAAAATGACGTATACTTTAATCAAGGCGCGTCAAATGTAATTACCTGGCAGCATAGACAGttttaaaatatctcaaaaaatgCTCCATAATTTTGCAATTGTTCAGAGGCGACTTTATTTAGCGGGACTAACAGGTACAATTTGCCTTATTTTGCAGGAAGAGATGGTCAGCAAAACACCAAGAAGATCAAACTTGGAGGTGGTTGCACGAATTCGGTTGaaccagaaaaaaatgaaaatattgatgcaGTACCAGGaatgcatataaatatcaacattatgaaataaattgatgtgtatTTCGTAAATAAAGATTAGACTGAAAGAAGTCAAgtacaataaatatgcaaatgttaacCTGTTATGTGTTTCAATTGAGCTAATTACTACCAGGTGTTGAGGATTCTGTCAGAATCGCCTGGTGTCTGTCAGAATCGCCTGGCGGTTCTGTCAGAATCGCCTGGCGGTTCTGTCAGGACCAGGTAGTTCGTTAAAATAAGTACCGCATAGACAATAGTGTGACGTCAGAAGCGTGGTTTAATGTTACGTATGACCTTATGCAAGCTTCTGTAATGCACGCGTAATTGAGAAGGATAAGGAGAGCAACTTTCcaatacattgtatttgttCGTCACAGAAAAGCAAGTCGGAATAGGATGGCCGATTTTGTTTCGATGTCACAAACGAAACGATCTGTTTGCATTCAGTAAAGCGTTACGTCTTCACACCTTCAGTTAACAGATATGTACCGTCGTTATTTTGTGCACTCGGAAACTTCACGCGAGTACTACAGTTTTCTTTGTATCACAAAGACCTCAAAAGAAGAGCGACTTGAGTAAATACGCGCGGTAGTGTCATTGCCGTACGTAAAAAACAGTGGTGGATGCCCCACTTCCGTTTCACTGCATTCCCGTTCTGTGACACGGGAGTGTAAAGACGTGTGGGCCGAGAAATCTCGTTTCCTCGACTTGTCAGGTACCCGGTTGTGACGTCAACTAAATGAATCGCCAAATCGTAAAAAATCTAGCCTTATCGttcaaactatcaaaatttatCTTGAATTGTCAGGCAAGTGTGCCAACAACAATGCGTTAGACGTCAGCAACGGAAATCGTACGTCATGAAAATAATATGATGgaaatattggattttgcaattAAAGTAGACAAGAACATCATTAAAGTATGTAGTAGGGTATTTTTGATTCAGCATTGTTGTCCGTGTCATCAACGAAAAATCATAGGCTTGACAACTACTGACGACGATTTCTATTTTCCAATTCCGAAATATTTATGTAAGAAAATGTGCACTTCGAATGCAAAACAATGCGTTGGCAGTTGCGATGCGGGTAGGATATGTCGCCCGAGGCGTGTGTAAATGTAACATTCCCGTAAAACTATATTTCTTTCACTGACAATAACACACTGCAATATCTAGTTTGTATAATGTCAACATCTAGTTAAGTGAAGCCAATGTGTCGAATTAATGAGATCCTCATAAAAACCCGTCACCCTTTTATGTAAATCTAGCCTGCAACCTATCTGCGGTGAAGGTGTCCCTTACCCTGTCATAAAAGTTCATTGATATGACATTTTACGTTGCTAGTTTGCTGATGACAAATTATGACCCAATAACAAGGATTAAGATTGTtgttaatgtaataaaatatgaagTAGTActtaataataacacaaattgatAATTATCAAAAGTACAAACGCACCTTAATTGCAGTATATATACGAGAGTTCATTTCACCTATCATAAAATGCATCgtcaaaaattgacattgtttCTACAAGTCTTGTTACTTTACTACGTTCCATTAACTCCTCAAGTTCTTCATTAATTCCTCTTCTGGCGTGTCCTTCTTTCTACATTCTGCCATTCATTTCttagttcattcattcatttgctCTGTCGTCCAGTCGCTGTTTTATTTTGTCCCTTTATAGTCCCCCAGTTACATATCATGAATTACCAAAGCATCAGCGAAGCAATAATCTCAATGTCTTTCAACATCTGTTCGGCGTACAAATATAGGAATGACATCTTACATACTCCATTGGACTATGCCGCTTCAAGGGGCCGGAAAGAAACAGTTGACATT
This genomic window from Ptychodera flava strain L36383 chromosome 10, AS_Pfla_20210202, whole genome shotgun sequence contains:
- the LOC139142991 gene encoding ankyrin repeat domain-containing protein 50-like — translated: MADIAGKTPLENAVESGQKEVVKFCIEQGANIPDPVARKRLIREASLSNSWKEIMEELVKEKRFKQQETMLKREVVQIAAANGRHKIIELLIYREKSEGSDDKSTGEEVDTELINHTDEELRTPLLIAAGNGHHNTVKYLLKVEADLEATDKHGKTALFLAAENNHEKVLKTTTPVRADLKEPAIEQLPDNNAQDENREKEVEHEEGDKRTLPERKSLNGYRGQTSERRGMVRKAMTAPLRKKQLIIAGLTEWKTTNCEENTPLHLAAAKGRNFIILKLIEYVGQESTCTNNDESMDEDKQHGGINIEKHEEGQTADGKPIDLPKDVTKYVDAKNDVMNTPLHLAALGGHKHVVKLLIEKGADVKARQD